In Nicotiana tabacum cultivar K326 chromosome 11, ASM71507v2, whole genome shotgun sequence, a single window of DNA contains:
- the LOC107787883 gene encoding uncharacterized protein LOC107787883: MGEKKEKEKKNSKKQKHQHPNEQTPKSSSDFTFKPISDVKGLRFGGQFIVKSFTIRRARPLELLNLLSLPPSTKNFTSTTAFLPTNFTILAHHAWHTLTLGLGTKKSKVVLFVFESENMKIGIDRVWPMEIPLGEVNKKLIRGLNGCEMARFKFRKGCITFYVYAVRRIGNLGFNCAEDLRLILQSVVELKDFFDHTAMLAMPNQRSINYTAEVQQMGMAH; the protein is encoded by the coding sequence atgggagaaaagaaagagaaagaaaagaagaacagtaaGAAGCAAAAACACCAACACCCAAATGAACAAACCCCAAAATCATCTTCAGATTTCACCTTTAAACCCATTTCCGACGTAAAAGGTCTCCGATTCGGCGGTCAATTCATCGTTAAATCCTTCACAATCCGCCGTGCACGGCCGTTAGAACTCTTAAACCTCCTCTCTCTTCCACCTTCAACCAAAAATTTCACTTCAACCACAGCATTTTTACCTACAAATTTCACAATCTTAGCACATCACGCGTGGCATACACTCACATTAGGTCTCGGTACGAAGAAATCGAAAGTCGTTTTATTCGTTTTTGAATCTGAAAACATGAAGATTGGTATAGACCGTGTTTGGCCAATGGAAATTCCGTTAGGGGAAGTGAATAAGAAGTTGATTAGAGGGTTAAATGGTTGTGAAATGGCGAGGTTTAAGTTCAGAAAAGGGTGTATTACTTTTTATGTTTATGCTGTTAGAAGAATTGGGAATTTAGGGTTTAATTGTGCTGAAGATCTGAGATTGATATTGCAATCAGTTGTTGAACTTAAAGATTTCTTTGATCATACTGCCATGTTAGCTATGCCAAATCAGAGAAGCATCAATTATACAGCTGAAGTTCAACAAATGGGAATGGCTCATTAG